A single Ciona intestinalis chromosome 14, KH, whole genome shotgun sequence DNA region contains:
- the LOC100183674 gene encoding sushi, von Willebrand factor type A, EGF and pentraxin domain-containing protein 1-like, giving the protein MNLIRIFLLVLAVVVLNVAATGYTSRYCSVAYIRYGAARTAYRVRIGQSYTYACRSGYRLVGTATIQCTSSGWAKRTPYCSRVTVGKCRRPGRVRYASFRPYRSWYTAGTNVTYTCRRGYALTGQSILTCQSNSSWSPNRPTCTRIVIKCPAISGPANGLTKPIISRSVSIGTRVWFKCNSGFQRVGAADGICLRSGSWSVAVPTCQRTCSRPDNVLLASFSPSRAFYSVDSNVTYTCSNGYTISGEATLTCLSNGQWSHDEPTCTRITLNCPVISAPENGSIEPVITRPVSAETSVTFSCDVGYELIGAGNSECQHGGAWSNDVPTCEPIQCPTPGVIENGSFDQASGPYGIEQTVEYTCSGNYVLEGQAVLTCLVSGEWSHDEPECVEPVTCPTPIAPVNGGITPIQDQYPVEIVIWYTCDAGYTTTGRKDAICRDDGTWSSEAPICVGLTCDRPDDIDFGSLTTPGNTFNVGATATYVCNAGYEIVGQDVLTCTVSGEWSDNEPTCSRIVTCQTPVGPSDGSFTPTQQPFFVNSEVTFTCDDGFILNGESVITCQDSGLWSNPEPTCDPIQCPTPGDIDNGSFDPATGPYGIEQTVEYTCSGNYVLEGQAVLTCLDTGLWSHDEPQCVAPVTCSVPVEPANGAYSPIQDEYFVNTVVTFTCDEGYTTTDRDAIICRADGTWSSDEPVCNAITCDRPADIDFGSLTTPGNTFNIGATATYVCNAGYEIVGQDVLTCTVSGEWSDDEPTCSRIVTCQTPVGPSDGSFTPTQQPFFVNSEVTFTCNDGFILNGESVITCQDSGLWSDPEPTCDPIQCPAPGVIENGSFNPASGPYGIEQTVEYTCSGNYVLEGQAVLTCLDTGLWSHVEPECVAPVTCPTPDAPVNGVVTPIQNEYLVNVVIWYTCNAGYTTTGRTDAICRDDGTWSSEAPICVGLTCNRPDDIDFGSLITPGNTFNVGATATYVCNAGYEIVGQNVLTCTVSGEWSDDEPTCQRVVECAARAAPASGSLSPSKSTYAENEVVTFSCNHGYNLSGESQSTCQASGLWDHEVPTCVQAGPTCAGKCGAYDSQASCQCDYICFYYDNCCSDYHDICV; this is encoded by the exons ATGAATCTCATTCGTATTTTTCTCCTCGTTCTTGCAGTTGTTGTATTGAATGTAGCAGCAACAGGTTACACGA GTCGATATTGCAGTGTCGCCTACATTAGATATGGAGCAGCTCGGACAGCTTATAGAGTTCGTATTGGACAATCGTACACATATGCTTGTAGAAGCGGATACCGGCTTGTAGGAACTGCTACCATTCAATGCACAAGCTCAGGTTGGGCAAAGCGAACTCCCTACTGCAGTAGAG ttacagTTGGAAAATGCCGACGACCAGGTCGCGTTCGATACGCATCCTTTCGTCCATACCGTAGCTGGTACACTGCTGGAACAAATGTGACATACACTTGTCGTCGTGGTTACGCCCTTACTGGTCAATCAATTCTCACGTGCCAATCCAACAGCAGCTGGTCTCCCAACAGGCCAACTTGTACCAGAATTGTGATCAAGTGCCCAGCCATCTCCGGACCAGCTAATGGTTTAACTAAACCAATTATCTCGAGATCAGTAAGCATTGGAACCCGAGTTTGGTTCAAATGTAACAGCGGATTTCAAAGAGTTGGAGCAGCCGATGGCATTTGTCTCCGTAGTGGTTCATGGTCTGTCGCTGTACCAACATGCCAAC GTACATGCAGTCGACCAGATAATGTCCTGCTCGCTTCATTCAGTCCTTCCAGGGCTTTCTACTCAGTTGATTCAAACGTTACTTACACCTGTTCTAATGGCTACACTATCAGTGGTGAAGCCACTTTAACCTGTCTATCAAACGGTCAATGGTCTCACGACGAACCAACTTGCACTAGAATCACCCTCAATTGCCCAGTCATTTCTGCACCAGAAAACGGGTCGATCGAACCAGTTATCACTCGTCCAGTGAGCGCTGAAACATCGGTTACTTTCTCTTGCGATGTTGGGTATGAATTAATTGGTGCAGGAAACAGCGAATGTCAACATGGTGGAGCATGGTCCAATGACGTGCCCACTTGTGAAC CAATCCAATGCCCGACACCTGGTGTTATTGAGAACGGCTCCTTTGATCAAGCAAGTGGGCCTTACGGCATCGAACAAACAGTAGAGTACACATGCAGTGGTAACTACGTCCTTGAAGGTCAAGCAGTCCTTACATGCTTGGTCAGTGGTGAATGGTCTCATGATGAACCAGAGTGTGTTG AACCAGTGACATGCCCAACACCGATTGCTCCAGTTAATGGAGGAATCACTCCAATCCAAGATCAATACCCTGTTGAAATTGTAATCTGGTACACATGTGACGCCGGTTACACGACCACTGGACGAAAAGACGCTATCTGCCGTGACGATGGCACTTGGTCCAGCGAAGCACCTATCTGTGTcg GCTTAACTTGCGACCGACCCGACGACATCGACTTCGGAAGTTTGACCACACCAGGAAACACCTTTAACGTTGGCGCCACAGCAACTTACGTTTGCAACGCTGGATATGAGATCGTTGGTCAGGATGTTCTTACTTGCACAGTGAGTGGGGAATGGTCGGACAACGAACCAACTTGTTCCAGAATCGTGACTTGCCAAACACCAGTTGGACCATCCGATGGTAGCTTCACACCGACCCAGCAACCATTCTTTGTTAACAGCGAAGTCACCTTCACCTGCGACGATGGTTTCATTCTTAATGGTGAATCTGTAATCACCTGCCAAGATTCTGGTCTCTGGTCCAATCCTGAACCAACTTGTGATC CCATTCAATGCCCGACACCTGGTGACATTGACAACGGTTCATTTGATCCAGCAACTGGTCCTTACGGCATCGAACAAACAGTAGAGTACACATGCAGTGGCAACTACGTCCTTGAAGGTCAAGCTGTCCTTACATGTTTGGACACTGGTTTATGGTCCCACGACGAACCACAGTGTGTTG CTCCAGTAACCTGCTCAGTACCTGTTGAACCAGCAAACGGTGCATACTCTCCAATCCAAGACGAATACTTCGTAAACACCGTTGTCACATTCACATGCGATGAAGGATACACAACTACTGATAGAGATGCAATCATCTGTAGAGCCGATGGCACTTGGTCTAGTGATGAACCAGTTTGCAACG CAATTACTTGCGACCGACCCGCCGACATCGACTTCGGAAGTTTGACCACACCAGGAAACACCTTCAACATCGGCGCCACAGCAACTTACGTTTGCAACGCTGGATATGAGATCGTTGGTCAGGATGTTCTTACTTGCACAGTGAGTGGGGAATGGTCGGACGACGAACCAACTTGTTCCAGAATCGTGACTTGCCAAACACCAGTTGGACCATCTGATGGTAGTTTCACACCGACCCAGCAACCATTCTTTGTTAACAGCGAAGTCACCTTCACCTGCAACGATGGTTTCATTCTTAATGGTGAATCTGTAATCACTTGCCAAGATTCTGGTCTCTGGTCCGATCCCGAACCAACTTGTGATC CCATTCAATGCCCGGCACCTGGGGTTATTGAGAACGGTTCCTTTAATCCAGCAAGTGGTCCTTACGGCATCGAACAAACAGTAGAGTACACATGCAGTGGTAACTACGTCCTTGAAGGTCAAGCTGTCCTTACATGCTTGGACACCGGTTTATGGTCTCACGTGGAGCCAGAGTGTGTTG CTCCAGTAACATGCCCAACACCCGACGCACCCGTAAACGGGGTAGTAACGCCGATCCAAAACGAATACTTGGTTAATGTCGTCATTTGGTACACATGTAACGCCGGTTACACAACCACCGGGCGAACAGATGCAATCTGCCGAGACGATGGCACTTGGTCAAGCGAAGCACCTATCTGTGTCG GCTTAACTTGCAACCGACCCGACGACATCGACTTCGGAAGTTTGATCACACCAGGAAACACCTTCAACGTCGGCGCCACGGCAACTTACGTTTGCAACGCTGGATATGAGATCGTTGGTCAGAATGTTCTCACTTGCACAGTGAGTGGGGAATGGTCGGACGATGAGCCAACTTGCCAAAGAGTTGTAGAATGTGCAGCTCGTGCAGCTCCAGCTTCTGGCTCACTTTCTCCATCCAAATCGACCTACGCTGAGAATGAAGTGGTAACCTTTTCTTGCAACCATGGTTACAACCTAAGCGGTGAAAGCCAAAGCACATGTCAAGCCAGTGGGCTATGGGACCATGAAGTTCCCACTTGCGTTCAAGCTGGACCTACCTGTGCTGGAAAATGTGGTGCATACGACAGTCAAGCTTCTTGCCAGTGTGATTACATCTGCTTTTACTACGACAATTGTTGCAGTGATTACCACGATATAT GTGTTTAA
- the LOC100174998 gene encoding L-lactate dehydrogenase B-B chain-like, whose product MSNNQEEEFDETIRKRLFSQVCDGESKPPCKVTVVGVGSVGMACSISILLKHLATDLILVDVIEDKLKGEVLDLNHGNLFLSNVHIDGGKDYALSAGSKIVVVTAGARQQVGESRLSLVQRNVNIFKHIIPKIAEHSPDAIIIVVSNPVDLMTFVAWKLSGFPRHRVLGTGTNLDSARFRHIISTRLKVSPSSVHACIVGEHGDSSVPLWSCVSVSGRSLTSIEPNIGKPDGPKGWDKVHKEVVDGAYDVIRLKGYTNWAIGLSCAEMVESILKNKHRIMPVSCFVKGVVGIKEDVCLSLPCVLNASGVSSVVEVSLNKDEKSALDKSASLISEVQAGLKW is encoded by the exons ATGTCAAATAACCAAGAAGAAGAATTTGACGAAACGATTCGTAAACGATTGTTCAGCCAAGTTTGCGATGGAGAATCAAAACCTCCATGTAAAGTTACAGTGGTTGGTGTTGGTAGTGTGGGAATGGCTTGTAGTATAAGCATTCTACTGAAG CATCTGGCGACTGATTTAATCTTAGTTGATGTCATTGAAGACAAATTGAAAGGAGAAGTTCTTGATTTGAATCACGGCAATTTGTTTCTATCCAATGTTCATATAGATGGTGGCAAAG ATTACGCGTTATCAGCCGGCAGTAAAATAGTTGTTGTGACCGCTGGAGCACGGCAACAAGTCGGCGAATCGCGACTAAGCTTGGTGCAACGCAACGTTAATATTTTCAAGCATATTATTCCAAAGATTGCGGAACATAGTCCTGATGCGATTATTATTGTGGTTTCTAACCCAG TTGACTTGATGACGTTTGTCGCTTGGAAACTCTCTGGTTTCCCACGCCACCGAGTGTTAGGAACAGGTACGAACCTCGACTCAGCACGATTTCGTCACATTATATCGACGAGGCTAAAAGTTTCACCGAGTAGTGTCCACGCTTGTATTGTTGGTGAACATGGAGACTCTAGTG TCCCGCTGTGGAGCTGTGTAAGTGTGTCTGGCAGAAGTCTCACCTCAATTGAACCCAACATTGGGAAGCCAGATGGTCCTAAAGGATGGGACAAAGTCCATAAGGAAGTTGTGGATGG CGCATATGATGTGATACGGCTGAAAGGTTATACAAACTGGGCAATTGGACTAAGCTGTGCTGAGATGGTGGAGTCAATACTGAAGAACAAACACAGAATAATGCCGGTGTCTTGCTTTGTTAAG GGTGTGGTTGGTATAAAAGAAGACGTTTGTCTATCTTTGCCTTGTGTGTTGAATGCATCTGGTGTTAGTAGCGTGGTCGAAGTCAGTCTTAACAAAGATGAAAAGTCTGCCCTGGATAAAAGTGCTTCTCTTATTTCGGAAGTACAAGCTGGATTAAAGTGGTGA